A stretch of the Saccharolobus caldissimus genome encodes the following:
- a CDS encoding cytochrome C oxidase assembly protein translates to MILTYLSGIESILAGATIVFGGIVEGYGYGLSLGTNWPYTHDILQLAARKDPEAIHRILATIVGIFSIIILILNPSIISLIGFLSVVFTAILGMATLYVLAGKLPSEFQGLHDIAAYTTFVTYLLIMLQTLHIFELNIISFLISAIIPPHFLYFVIFMGGVVTGTRRMKLKIGRVWEKEQERNTWLQAAWVIHGIASLIFVIAVILLHYWLTLAFTVLEIIAGLWVWDSTNRNPLKPGASVALHQVFSILVVVAIILNSI, encoded by the coding sequence ATGATTTTAACGTACTTGTCAGGCATTGAGTCCATCTTAGCCGGGGCTACCATAGTTTTTGGTGGAATAGTAGAAGGTTATGGATATGGACTTTCCTTAGGCACTAATTGGCCTTATACTCACGATATTTTGCAGTTAGCTGCTAGAAAAGACCCTGAAGCTATTCACAGGATATTAGCGACCATTGTAGGAATTTTTTCAATTATAATACTTATATTGAATCCCTCAATTATATCATTAATAGGTTTTTTATCGGTTGTGTTTACAGCGATATTAGGAATGGCGACTCTTTATGTACTAGCTGGCAAACTGCCTTCAGAATTTCAAGGTTTGCACGATATAGCCGCTTATACAACTTTTGTAACATATTTATTAATAATGCTACAGACTTTACACATATTTGAGCTGAATATAATTTCATTCCTAATTAGTGCAATAATTCCGCCCCATTTTCTTTATTTCGTAATATTTATGGGTGGAGTTGTTACTGGGACGAGAAGAATGAAATTAAAAATCGGGAGAGTATGGGAAAAGGAACAAGAGAGGAATACATGGTTACAAGCTGCATGGGTTATTCATGGGATAGCTTCCTTGATATTTGTAATAGCAGTAATATTATTGCATTATTGGCTAACATTAGCCTTTACAGTTTTAGAAATAATAGCGGGTCTCTGGGTATGGGACTCAACTAATAGAAATCCTCTAAAGCCTGGGGCATCTGTAGCATTACATCAAGTATTTTCAATTCTTGTAGTGGTAGCGATAATATTAAATAGTATCTAA
- a CDS encoding tRNA(Met) cytidine acetyltransferase TmcA, whose product MVSKEQFYDELRKALEDGEAKYYRNLVYIERSDYMNVLKEVINVFLSFKKDPSVAYGFIPWTTGSKERMKEIKQYFSKFDDIDYANAEYYLGNTYDLVILDAVDNFQPINIGRLTDLARGGGLVIIYTNDLIKDKVFRSSIIRNGLIDDIYERRFKRKLLEHEGIFIIDNENYIVRPFSGKIEAKPEKKIPKNPIMPKEIHELSLSGDENRVIEAFSYMLGGGKRVLVLTAARGRGKSAATGLSVAGIIEKLRKRKEKSIKILVTAPSILSASQVMLFIKTGLEALGEKFNVKVSDTGNIKLIRGDEFKVEYVPPDVALEEEGDLLVVDEAAALGVNYIDLALRIWRKIVLVTTVHGYEGSSKAFLRYLRRLMENRHVRVKWITMEQPLRYSIGDPIEKWLYDTLLLDAEPLEPPSEITTINYEDVDKRELFENDDKLRAIYGIMVSAHYRNNPDDLMIMADGVHHSIKAMYTNNGIYIGACQIAEEGELNDSMIEMALKGGTFDGDLIPDRILKHVRIKDFAKLKGWRIVRIAVVPELQDKGFGSQLLTMIYNEAKEKNIDWVGSAFMSDPKVLNFWIKNGFIPVHISPKKNEKLGDYPVAVIKPISDKAKKIVDIAAYALKEKLLNTLHDVYFNINPEIARLLLLGAKVHKNISISPVMLDKVISFLQGVSPYESAADGIHMLAVKYFWDAERNWSLLKDEEIALIAKVIQGKPWSYVSAILETNRSQVYELIYSAVAQLMSKYYSLTADSKVGLTLDNVMSSQHYD is encoded by the coding sequence ATGGTAAGTAAAGAGCAGTTTTATGACGAGTTAAGAAAGGCATTAGAAGACGGTGAGGCTAAGTATTATAGGAATCTAGTTTACATAGAAAGAAGCGACTATATGAACGTTTTAAAGGAAGTTATTAACGTGTTCCTTAGTTTTAAAAAAGATCCTTCAGTGGCTTACGGCTTCATACCGTGGACTACTGGGTCTAAAGAGAGAATGAAGGAGATAAAACAGTATTTCTCTAAGTTTGACGATATAGATTACGCTAACGCTGAATATTACCTAGGTAATACTTATGATTTGGTAATATTAGATGCGGTAGACAATTTTCAACCAATAAATATAGGTAGACTTACGGATTTGGCAAGAGGTGGAGGTTTAGTAATTATATACACTAATGATTTAATAAAAGATAAAGTATTCAGATCATCAATTATCAGAAATGGACTAATTGACGATATTTATGAAAGAAGATTTAAGAGAAAACTATTAGAGCATGAAGGGATATTTATAATAGATAATGAGAATTATATTGTTAGGCCATTTTCTGGAAAAATAGAAGCTAAACCAGAAAAGAAGATACCTAAGAACCCAATAATGCCCAAAGAAATTCATGAACTTTCACTTAGTGGAGATGAGAATAGAGTAATAGAAGCGTTCTCGTATATGTTAGGAGGTGGGAAAAGAGTTTTAGTGCTAACAGCTGCTAGAGGAAGGGGAAAAAGTGCTGCAACAGGTCTTTCAGTAGCCGGTATTATAGAGAAGTTAAGGAAAAGGAAAGAGAAAAGTATTAAGATTTTAGTAACAGCTCCTTCTATTTTAAGTGCATCTCAAGTAATGTTATTTATAAAAACTGGATTAGAAGCCTTAGGGGAAAAATTCAATGTAAAAGTCAGTGATACTGGTAATATAAAACTTATTAGAGGAGATGAGTTTAAAGTAGAATACGTACCTCCAGATGTTGCTTTAGAAGAGGAGGGAGATTTATTAGTTGTTGATGAAGCTGCAGCTTTAGGCGTTAATTACATAGATTTGGCACTCAGAATATGGAGGAAAATAGTACTAGTAACTACGGTTCATGGATATGAAGGTTCAAGTAAAGCATTTCTAAGATATTTACGTAGATTAATGGAAAATAGACATGTTAGAGTAAAATGGATAACTATGGAGCAACCTTTAAGATATTCTATCGGAGATCCAATAGAAAAATGGCTTTATGATACGCTATTACTTGACGCAGAACCGTTAGAGCCACCCTCTGAGATAACTACCATTAATTATGAGGACGTTGATAAGCGTGAATTATTTGAAAACGATGATAAGTTAAGAGCTATTTACGGTATTATGGTATCTGCACATTATAGAAATAATCCCGATGATCTAATGATAATGGCCGATGGTGTACATCATAGCATAAAAGCTATGTATACTAATAATGGAATTTATATAGGAGCTTGTCAAATAGCAGAAGAGGGCGAATTAAACGATAGCATGATAGAAATGGCATTGAAAGGAGGTACGTTTGATGGAGATCTTATACCGGATAGAATTCTGAAACACGTTAGAATTAAAGATTTTGCAAAACTTAAAGGTTGGAGGATAGTTAGAATAGCAGTAGTCCCAGAATTACAAGATAAAGGATTTGGCAGCCAGCTATTAACCATGATATATAACGAGGCTAAGGAGAAAAATATAGACTGGGTAGGTTCTGCATTTATGTCTGATCCCAAAGTTCTTAATTTCTGGATAAAAAATGGCTTCATACCGGTTCATATTTCACCCAAAAAGAATGAGAAATTAGGAGATTATCCAGTAGCTGTGATAAAGCCTATAAGTGATAAGGCTAAGAAAATAGTTGATATAGCTGCATACGCATTAAAAGAAAAGTTACTTAATACTTTACATGACGTGTATTTTAATATTAATCCAGAAATAGCAAGACTTTTACTTTTAGGGGCAAAAGTTCATAAGAATATTTCTATAAGTCCAGTAATGCTAGATAAGGTTATATCATTTCTACAAGGTGTGAGTCCTTATGAATCGGCAGCAGATGGAATACATATGCTTGCAGTAAAGTATTTTTGGGACGCTGAGAGAAATTGGAGCTTACTTAAAGATGAAGAAATAGCATTGATAGCCAAAGTAATTCAAGGTAAGCCGTGGAGTTATGTATCCGCAATATTGGAGACCAATAGATCACAAGTTTATGAGTTGATATATTCTGCAGTAGCTCAACTAATGAGCAAATATTATAGTTTAACTGCAGATAGTAAAGTAGGATTAACATTAGATAACGTGATGAGCTCGCAACACTATGACTGA
- a CDS encoding MazG nucleotide pyrophosphohydrolase domain-containing protein: MELKELQMRMRELYFEKDSQRGIYATFTWLVEEVGELAEALLNGDKEAIQEELADVIAWTISVANLKDIDIEEALKKKYKL; this comes from the coding sequence TTGGAACTTAAAGAATTACAAATGAGGATGAGGGAATTATATTTTGAAAAAGACTCTCAAAGGGGAATATATGCTACTTTTACATGGCTAGTGGAAGAGGTTGGGGAATTAGCTGAGGCTCTTTTAAATGGTGATAAGGAGGCAATTCAAGAGGAACTAGCTGATGTAATAGCGTGGACTATATCAGTAGCTAATTTAAAAGATATTGACATAGAAGAAGCTTTAAAGAAGAAGTACAAATTGTAA
- a CDS encoding gamma-glutamyltransferase family protein: MPSASGKRIVATQNYIASYVGAKILEEGGNAFDAAIAISATLSVVIPHTSGLGGDGFLLAKTSEGLIAYNASGWAPKELRVEKMDNDRSPLTVMVPGLVDLWTFIFENYASKPLSELLKPAISLANNGFMVGRGLHHAIVSSFKLSDEWNKVYGNKRFGDEIKLRKMARILKEISKDPREFYEGKIAEELVQGLREKGVPISYEDFSEFKGEVVSPIKITYKDFTLYEIPPNSQGITTLELLKMVELTDINKMPFNDVRRINEHIRLSALAYDDRNKYVADPRFVNIPIDKLLSERYILNKLAEYGIEPKVKTSGDTTFFTVTDGENEIGFIQSLFYPFGSGIVVNEIPFNNRGAGFTEGNNKPEPRKRPLHTLSILMAEKDNERLIIGCAGGDLRPQIHAEVFEYYADYNMEIDEAVYAPRFMYLGTKVIAEKRLGVPATQTDYYSPEVGIVQALKYKNGRYIGVADIRSEGIAIPI; encoded by the coding sequence ATGCCTTCAGCTTCGGGCAAAAGGATCGTAGCTACTCAAAATTATATTGCTAGCTATGTGGGTGCAAAAATATTAGAGGAAGGTGGTAATGCCTTTGACGCTGCAATAGCAATAAGTGCGACACTGTCTGTAGTAATACCCCACACCAGTGGTCTTGGAGGAGATGGATTTTTATTAGCTAAAACCTCAGAGGGCTTAATAGCATATAACGCCTCTGGTTGGGCTCCTAAGGAGTTAAGGGTAGAGAAGATGGATAATGATAGAAGTCCTCTGACAGTAATGGTACCTGGATTAGTGGATTTATGGACATTCATATTCGAAAATTACGCTTCAAAACCATTGTCTGAACTACTTAAGCCTGCAATATCCTTGGCTAATAATGGTTTTATGGTAGGGAGAGGATTACATCACGCAATAGTAAGTTCGTTTAAGTTATCGGATGAGTGGAATAAAGTATATGGGAATAAAAGATTTGGAGATGAAATAAAGCTTAGAAAAATGGCTAGAATTTTAAAAGAGATCTCTAAAGATCCTCGGGAATTTTATGAGGGAAAAATAGCTGAGGAATTAGTACAGGGATTAAGAGAAAAGGGCGTTCCGATAAGTTATGAAGATTTCAGCGAATTTAAGGGTGAGGTAGTGAGTCCTATAAAAATCACATATAAGGACTTTACGTTATATGAAATACCACCTAATTCTCAGGGTATTACTACACTAGAATTGTTAAAAATGGTTGAATTGACTGATATTAATAAAATGCCTTTTAATGACGTAAGAAGGATAAACGAGCACATTAGGTTAAGTGCATTAGCATACGATGATAGAAATAAGTATGTAGCGGACCCCAGATTTGTAAATATACCAATAGATAAATTATTGTCAGAAAGATATATATTGAATAAACTAGCGGAATATGGAATAGAACCTAAAGTAAAGACTTCAGGTGATACGACATTCTTCACTGTAACTGATGGAGAGAATGAAATAGGATTCATACAAAGTCTCTTTTATCCCTTCGGATCTGGAATAGTAGTAAATGAAATACCATTTAATAATAGAGGTGCTGGTTTCACTGAAGGAAATAACAAGCCAGAACCCAGAAAAAGACCTTTACATACGCTTTCCATACTTATGGCTGAAAAAGATAATGAAAGACTAATTATAGGATGTGCAGGAGGAGATCTGAGACCTCAAATCCATGCTGAGGTATTTGAGTATTATGCTGATTATAATATGGAAATAGACGAAGCAGTATATGCACCTAGATTCATGTATTTAGGAACTAAAGTAATAGCTGAAAAAAGATTAGGAGTTCCAGCTACGCAAACAGATTATTATTCCCCAGAAGTTGGTATAGTACAAGCCCTTAAATATAAAAATGGAAGGTATATTGGAGTTGCAGACATTAGGAGTGAAGGAATAGCAATACCTATCTAA
- a CDS encoding N-acetylglucosamine kinase: protein MILVGVDGGGTKTSAVAYTCSGNFIGKGSAGPGNFHNIGVEEAVKNVSKAIFIATKGMKPDVAYIGLAGIDSRYDYNIMSEALKNVANKTYIDHDGFVALYAETRGNPGVIVIAGTGSVIVGFDGNKRLRYGGLGWLIADEGSAYWIGREALRALGKMLDSRMPKTILADKIMNALGINDLDDLIKWAYHEGHKIKDIASLAIIVDEAAKEGDEIAIDILKKAAYELAIYAVQMAVKINVDKVYLKGGMFNSSIYLSLFKSYLDGNNIKGIMATHEPEYGALLLAFKYSGCNPVNIID, encoded by the coding sequence ATGATACTTGTTGGAGTAGATGGAGGAGGAACAAAAACTTCGGCAGTAGCGTATACTTGTAGTGGGAACTTCATAGGTAAGGGATCGGCAGGTCCAGGAAACTTTCATAATATAGGTGTTGAAGAGGCTGTGAAAAATGTAAGTAAGGCAATATTTATTGCAACTAAGGGTATGAAACCAGATGTAGCATATATTGGCTTAGCTGGTATTGATTCTAGATATGATTATAATATTATGTCAGAAGCTTTAAAAAATGTTGCAAATAAAACATATATTGATCATGACGGATTTGTAGCATTATACGCGGAAACAAGAGGTAATCCAGGTGTTATCGTAATAGCTGGTACTGGTAGCGTTATAGTGGGATTTGACGGGAATAAGAGATTAAGATATGGTGGGTTAGGCTGGTTAATAGCTGATGAAGGATCGGCGTATTGGATAGGAAGAGAAGCATTAAGAGCACTAGGTAAAATGTTAGATTCTAGAATGCCTAAAACTATACTTGCCGATAAGATAATGAATGCTTTAGGAATAAATGATTTAGACGATTTAATAAAATGGGCCTATCATGAGGGCCATAAGATTAAGGATATAGCCTCCTTAGCAATTATCGTAGATGAGGCTGCTAAAGAAGGTGATGAAATAGCTATAGATATTTTAAAAAAAGCGGCATATGAGCTTGCGATATATGCTGTGCAAATGGCGGTTAAAATAAATGTTGATAAAGTATATCTTAAAGGTGGTATGTTTAATTCTTCCATTTATCTTAGTTTATTCAAATCTTATCTGGATGGTAACAATATAAAAGGGATAATGGCTACTCATGAGCCGGAATATGGTGCATTACTTTTAGCATTTAAGTATTCTGGATGTAATCCAGTAAACATTATAGATTAG
- a CDS encoding nucleotidyltransferase family protein has translation MLKKAVITSAGKGSRMKHITSLLPKALLPLFVTENGDKVTRPIIDLIMDSLRKVGVEKFCIVVGKNGMLLMQYLFERTPTFVFQEIPKGFGDAVLRAEDFSGNDPFFVHADDGVLTKGYESLKSLFDELSPDAVLFVRKVENPKRYGIVEVQDKGYYSGHKLYKVINAEEKPQNPKSNLALAAVYIFKPSIFGALKKVKIEDDKELELTYGIHNLIVDGKEVYALEMRQDEFWLNVGDPKSYLDSLNYSFKML, from the coding sequence ATGTTAAAAAAGGCTGTAATAACGTCTGCTGGTAAAGGCAGTAGGATGAAACATATAACAAGCTTGCTACCTAAAGCATTACTTCCTCTTTTTGTGACAGAAAACGGTGATAAAGTTACAAGGCCCATAATAGATTTAATTATGGATTCTTTACGTAAGGTTGGAGTAGAAAAATTCTGTATAGTTGTAGGCAAAAACGGTATGTTATTAATGCAATATTTATTTGAACGAACTCCTACTTTTGTGTTCCAAGAAATTCCAAAGGGATTTGGCGATGCTGTGTTACGAGCAGAGGATTTTTCAGGTAACGATCCATTTTTTGTTCATGCAGATGATGGAGTTTTAACTAAAGGTTATGAATCATTAAAATCCCTTTTTGATGAACTTTCACCAGATGCAGTTTTATTTGTTAGGAAAGTAGAGAATCCGAAAAGATATGGTATAGTAGAGGTTCAAGATAAGGGTTATTATAGTGGCCATAAACTTTATAAAGTTATTAACGCCGAGGAAAAGCCTCAAAATCCTAAATCCAATTTGGCTTTAGCTGCTGTATATATATTCAAACCTAGTATATTTGGAGCTTTAAAAAAAGTCAAAATAGAGGATGATAAGGAACTAGAGTTAACTTATGGTATACATAATCTAATAGTAGACGGTAAAGAAGTTTATGCATTAGAAATGAGACAAGACGAATTCTGGTTAAATGTAGGTGATCCTAAAAGTTATCTAGATTCTTTAAACTATTCATTTAAAATGCTTTAA
- a CDS encoding APC family permease, protein MSNSSINKAQERQEPKRHLSFVDIVFLSMGGQSPFLSILTYGVEAFLIAGFFAPIAIILGTLLVLVNGLVVYELSKRFTKEGGYYTYAFYSLTKRLGFETGWLYIFYSTTYGVAYIFGATFILYHVLGVNPWIVGLGIVSITSFFAIMGIRVSTRYAIIASSIEIGIMTLLAILFIQSTGFHFYNPFSVHLNLGTLALAILFGSSVPTGYGSITPVSGEAKNARKTVSRAIITVILLGGFLAAFDIYAIGDHLLFFHIAPGSVDILKLIKNRLGLITFIFVIFAAVNDGILGSLAFLTATSRTIFAMSSSGFLPKVFSKFEGYKGPLYAVLLSVLFYFITVIIGLYYIYNPFIAFSFMGAIALFASLFVHLAANFSLIKISLKKLWKRRFQILIGCIAAIFSIFDLVYSMISSAPIEVYIFMTWIIIGFLISEVISMIEEESEEE, encoded by the coding sequence ATGTCAAATTCGTCAATTAATAAGGCGCAAGAACGACAAGAGCCAAAGAGGCATTTAAGTTTTGTGGATATAGTTTTTCTTTCCATGGGTGGACAGTCTCCATTTCTGAGTATTCTTACGTATGGCGTCGAGGCGTTTTTAATTGCTGGATTCTTTGCTCCAATAGCAATTATCTTAGGCACTCTTTTAGTATTAGTAAATGGCCTTGTTGTTTACGAACTTTCAAAGAGATTTACTAAAGAAGGAGGATATTATACGTATGCTTTTTACTCCTTAACTAAGAGGTTGGGTTTTGAAACAGGTTGGCTTTATATATTCTATTCAACAACATATGGTGTAGCGTACATATTCGGGGCTACGTTTATACTTTACCATGTTTTAGGAGTAAATCCATGGATAGTTGGGTTAGGTATTGTATCAATAACTTCTTTCTTTGCTATAATGGGGATAAGAGTTAGCACGAGATATGCGATAATTGCAAGCTCTATAGAAATAGGAATTATGACATTATTAGCAATTTTATTTATTCAATCTACAGGATTTCATTTTTACAATCCTTTTTCGGTTCATTTGAATTTAGGAACCTTAGCATTAGCAATACTATTCGGTTCAAGTGTACCTACGGGTTACGGTTCAATAACTCCAGTATCTGGAGAAGCTAAAAATGCTAGGAAAACTGTTAGTAGGGCTATAATAACTGTGATATTGTTAGGAGGATTTCTTGCTGCTTTTGACATTTATGCAATAGGAGATCATTTATTATTTTTCCATATTGCACCTGGAAGTGTAGATATATTAAAGTTGATAAAAAATAGATTAGGGCTTATTACTTTTATATTTGTAATTTTTGCTGCGGTGAATGATGGAATTTTAGGTAGCTTAGCTTTTTTAACTGCAACTTCTAGAACAATTTTCGCAATGTCGTCTAGTGGATTTTTACCTAAGGTATTTAGTAAGTTTGAAGGATATAAGGGTCCTTTATATGCAGTATTGTTATCTGTTTTATTCTATTTTATAACGGTAATTATAGGACTTTATTATATTTATAATCCGTTTATCGCCTTCTCTTTTATGGGTGCTATTGCATTGTTTGCTAGTCTATTTGTACATTTAGCTGCTAACTTTTCTCTAATTAAAATATCCCTTAAAAAACTCTGGAAAAGAAGATTTCAGATATTAATAGGTTGTATTGCTGCAATATTTAGTATCTTTGATTTAGTGTATTCTATGATTTCTTCGGCCCCTATAGAAGTTTATATATTTATGACATGGATAATAATAGGTTTCTTAATATCTGAAGTAATAAGTATGATTGAAGAAGAGAGTGAAGAAGAGTAA